Proteins encoded in a region of the Salmo trutta chromosome 34, fSalTru1.1, whole genome shotgun sequence genome:
- the LOC115173162 gene encoding mucin-5AC-like — translation MATTTAAPTTTLATIASTTAAATTTTTDSTTSTTSPTVPTTATPSAPTTTIIVDHATTTTAAAITTTTVAASTTTTVAPMATTTAAPTTTLATIASTTAAATTTTTDSTTSTTSPTVPTTATPSAPTTTIIVDHATTTTAAAITTTTEAASTTTTAAPTSTTTEASSTTTTTTSPSTTAAPTTTTVGPTTPITTVDTTTILTPMTTTTTAPTSKTVAASITTTAFPTTTTTEASSTTTTAALTTTTTEASSTTTIAPTTTTTTSPSTNAAPTTTTVAPTTPIKTTASTTTIIAEPATTTTDLATTTTTTAAPTTTTETPTTTTTTSSSTTAAPTTTNAAPTTPITTAGPTTIVTPTATTTVPPTATTTAASTTTGAPTTTTTATAPTTPTVAASTSTTAAPTATTTAAPTTTTLAPTANTTAPTTTNKAASTTTTAAPTATTTEASSTTTIAPTTTTTTSPSTTTTEASTTTVAPTTNTTAAAATEITTVAPTTTEIAASTTTTEAPKTTTTTAAPTTTVAASTTTTVAPMATTTAAPTTTLATIASTTAAATTTTTDSTTSTTSPTVPTTATPSAPTTTIIVDHATATTAAAITTTTVAASTSTTAAPTATTTAAPTTTTLAPTATTTAPTTTNKAASTTTTAAPTATTTCY, via the exons atggcaacaacaactgcagctccaacAACAACTTTAGCTACTATAGCAAGCACAACAGCAGCTgctacaacaaccactacagatTCTACGACATCTACAACAAGCCCAACAGTACCCACTACGGCAACACCTTCAGCTCCTACAACGACAATAATTGTAGATCATGCGAcaactacaactgcagcagctataacaacaacaactgtagctgcttccacaaCCACTACTGTAGCCcctatggcaacaacaactgcagctccaacAACAACTTTAGCTACTATAGCAAGCACAACAGCAGCTGCTACGACAACCACTACAGATTCTACGACATCTACAACAAGCCCAACAGTACCCACTACGGCAACACCTTCAGCTCCTACAACGACAATAATTGTAGATCATGCGAcaactacaactgcagcagctataacaacaacaactgaagctgcttccacaaccactactgcagcccctacttcaaccacaactgaagcttcttctacaacaaccacaacaacatccccttcgacaactgcagctccgaCAACAACAACTGTAGGTCCTACAACGCCAATCACAACTGTAGATACAACTACCATTTTAACTCCTATgacaaccacaaccacagctCCGACCTCAAAAACTGTAGCTGCTTCCATAACCACTACTGCATTCCCTACTACAACCACAACGGAAGCTTCATCCACAACCACTACTGCAGCCCTTACTACAACCACAACGGAAGCTTCTTCTACAACAACTATAgcacctacgacaaccacaacaacatcacCTTCGACaaatgcagctcctacaacaacaactgtagctcctacaacTCCAATCAAAACTACAGCTTCTACTACGACAATAATTGCAGAACCTGCGACCACCACAACTGATCTAgctactacgacaaccacaacagcagctcctacaacaacaaccGAAacacctacgacaaccacaacaacatcctcttcgacaactgcagctcctactacaacaaatgcagctcctacaacaCCAATCACAACTGCAGGTCCAACTACCATTGTTACTCCTACAGCAACCACAActgtaccccccacagcaacCACAACAGCAGCTAGTACAACAACTGGAGCTCCaacaaccactacaactgcaACAGCTCCAACAACACcaactgtagctgcttccacaaGCACTACTGCAGCCCCTAcagcaacaacaactgcagctcctactacaaccacTTTAGCTCCTACGGCCAACAcaacagctcctacaacaacaaataaagctgcttccacaacaactactgcagcccctactgcaacaacaactgaagcttcttcaacaacaacaatagcaccaacgacaaccacaacaacatcacCTTCGAcaaccacaacagaagctagtacaacaactgtagctccaacAACCAATACAACTGCAGCAGCTGCTACAGAaatcacaactgtagctcctacgaccACTGAAATTGCAGCTTCTACCACAACAACAGAAGCTCCTAAGACCACTACAACTacagcagctcctacaacaactgtagctgcttccacaaCCACTACTGTAGCCcctatggcaacaacaactgcagctccaacAACAACTTTAGCTACTATAGCAAGCACAACAGCAGCTGCTACGACAACCACTACAGATTCTACGACATCTACAACAAGCCCAACAGTACCCACTACGGCAACACCTTCAGCTCCTACAACGACAATAATTGTAGATCATGCGACAGCTACAACTGCAGCAGCtataacaacaacaactgtagctgcttccacaaGCACTACTGCAGCCCCTAcagcaacaacaactgcagctcctactacaaccacTTTAGCTCCTACGGCCACCAcaacagctcctacaacaacaaataaagctgcttccacaacaactactgcagcccctactgcaacaacaac gTGCTACTGA
- the LOC115173163 gene encoding mucin-5AC-like, with product MQLLQHQSQLQVQLPLLLLQQPQLYPPQQPQQQLVQQLELQQPLQLQQLQQHQLSSYNNCSCFHNHYCSPYGNNNCSSNNNFSYYSKHNSSCYDNHYRFYDIYNKPNSTHYGNTFSSYNDNNCRSCDSYNCSSYNNNNCSCFHNHYCSPYGNNNCSSNNNFSYYSKHNSSCYDNHYRFYDIYNKPNSTHYGNTFSSYNDNNYHYNYSSSYNNCSCFHNHYCSPYGNNNCSSNNNFSYYSKHNSSCYNNHYRFYDIYNNPTTTTTAAAATEITTVAPTTTEIAASTTTTEAPKTTTTTAAPTTTVAASTTTTVAPMATTTAAPTTTLATIASTTAAATTTTTDSTTSTTSPTVPTTATPSAPTTTIIVDHATTTTAAAITTTTEAASTTTTAAPTSTTTEASSTTNTTTSPSTTAAPTTTTVGPTTPITTVDTTTILTPMTTTTTAPTSKTVAASITTTAFPTTTTTEASSTTTTAALTTTTTEASSTTTIAPTTTTTTSPSTTAAPTTTTVAPTTPIKTTASTTTIIAEPATTTTDLATTTTTTAAPTTTTETPTTTTTSSSTTVAPSTTNAAPTTPITTAGPTTIVTPTATTTVPPTATTTAASTTTGAPTTTTTATAPTTPTVAASTSTTAAPTATTTAAPTTTTLAPTATTTAPTTTNKAASTTTTAAPTATTTEASSTIKLQLLPQQQKLLRPLQLQQLLQQL from the exons atgcagctcctacaacaCCAATCACAACTGCAGGTCCAACTACCATTGTTACTCCTACAGCAACCACAActgtaccccccacagcaacCACAACAGCAGCTAGTACAACAACTGGAGCTCCaacaaccactacaactgcaACAGCTCCAACAACACcaact cagctcctacaacaactgtagctgcttccacaaCCACTACTGTAGCCcctatggcaacaacaactgcagctccaacAACAACTTTAGCTACTATAGCAAGCACAACAGCAGCTGCTACGACAACCACTACAGATTCTACGACATCTACAACAAGCCCAACAGTACCCACTACGGCAACACCTTCAGCTCCTACAACGACAATAATTGTAGATCATGCGACAGCTACAACTGCAGCAGCtataacaacaacaactgtagctgcttccacaaCCACTACTGTAGCCcctatggcaacaacaactgcagctccaacAACAACTTTAGCTACTATAGCAAGCACAACAGCAGCTGCTACGACAACCACTACAGATTCTACGACATCTACAACAAGCCCAACAGTACCCACTACGGCAACACCTTCAGCTCCTACAACGACAATAATT ACCACTACAACTacagcagctcctacaacaactgtagctgcttccacaaCCACTACTGTAGCCcctatggcaacaacaactgcagctccaacAACAACTTTAGCTACTATAGCAAGCACAACAGCAGCTgctacaacaaccactacagatTCTACGACATCTACAACAA tccaacgaccactacaactgcagcagctgctacagaaatcacaactgtagctcctacaaccACTGAAATTGCAGCTTCTACCACAACAACGGAAGCTCCTAAGACCACTACAACTacagcagctcctacaacaactgtagctgcttccacaaCCACTACTGTAGCCcctatggcaacaacaactgcagctccaacAACAACTTTAGCTACTATAGCAAGCACAACAGCAGCTgctacaacaaccactacagatTCTACGACATCTACAACAAGCCCAACAGTACCCACTACGGCAACACCTTCAGCTCCTACAACGACAATAATTGTAGATCATGCGAcaactacaactgcagcagctataacaacaacaacagaagctGCTTCCACAACCACTACTGCAGCCCCTACTTCAACCACAACTGAAGCTTCTTCTACAACAAACACAACAACATCCCcttcgacaactgcagctccgaCAACAACAACTGTAGGTCCTACAACGCCAATCACAACTGTAGATACAACTACCATTTTAACTCCTATgacaaccacaaccacagctCCGACCTCAAAAACTGTAGCTGCTTCCATAACCACTACTGCATTCCCTACTACAACCACAACGGAAGCTTCATCCACAACAACTACTGCAGCCCTTACTACAACCACAACGGAAGCTTCTTCTACAACAACTATAgcacctacgacaaccacaacaacatcaccttcgacaactgcagctcctacaacaacaactgtagctcctacaacTCCAATCAAAACTACAGCTTCTACTACGACAATAATTGCAGAACCTGCGACCACCACAACTGATCTAgctactacgacaaccacaacagcagctcctacaacaacaaccGAAacacctacgacaaccacaacatcCTCTTCGACAACTGTAGCTCCTTCTACAACaaatgcagctcctacaacaCCAATCACAACTGCAGGTCCAACTACCATTGTTACTCCTACAGCAACCACAActgtaccccccacagcaacCACAACAGCAGCTAGTACAACAACTGGAGCTCCaacaaccactacaactgcaACAGCTCCAACAACACcaactgtagctgcttccacaaGCACTACTGCAGCCCCTAcagcaacaacaactgcagctcctactacaaccacTTTAGCTCCTACGGCCACCAcaacagctcctacaacaacaaataaagcTGCTTCCACAACAACTACTGCAGCCCCTACTGCAACAACAACTGAAGCTTCTTCAACAATA AAATTGCAGCTTCTACCACAACAACAGAAGCTCCTAAGACCACTACAACTAcaacagctcctacaacaactgtag